A single region of the Saprospiraceae bacterium genome encodes:
- a CDS encoding putative porin: protein MGRLVRISILLGLCILLGPWGWSQRPERVLQDPTRSDRPSNTGPDDVSQMGFDEQLADEVDTFGVFIYFAENPNRETPFADSLLFGYFHQYDPIRQRDFDYMHLGNTGSAHRPILYETTRRRGFDVGLHQYDLYQTKANQTAFYRLEKPYTNVSYTQGGEQADGLFKAQFSRNFANGINYGLDYRKISYLSSSNQYPNQNTRTTTFVNNMSYENEKGKYQAYFSMASNTIEAEDNGGIRIEPEKSGQFRVQSSARTFLTTGQSRHTHREWSYTHYLKFGGGVDSIRGEKRAYTLSHQLLYNTSKYKFFTEGAIADSSFFNAFPDFHVDDRGSRFFLQHQKLENVFNLSTFKLGQNKQANEAKREKDLLQFGLVHTLNWLQFEPDKFTVNNLFLTGKITFNPSERLFISTDAHFGLLDNRGDYKLNGELFFDLKKAGNLTAKATNQLYSPTLLQEQLLISQQYIWKKAFKATFETNLTAAYYLPLLDITLSGGYHLINNFIYFDETGQPEQTGVPISITQLMVQKNFSVGHFYLDNTLAFQQSSETYIRVPTIYSKHSLYYAGKWFGVLNVRWGLDMRFNTAWDSYYYNPFSGQFQLAGADLKVDAYPNVDAFLSMRVGNFRAFFKFENLSLLALDRKLYYQTAYYPYPFNGFRFGINWRFIN, encoded by the coding sequence ATGGGTAGACTGGTTCGCATATCAATACTGTTAGGGCTTTGCATCCTGTTGGGGCCATGGGGGTGGAGTCAGCGACCAGAACGCGTTCTTCAGGATCCGACCAGATCAGACAGGCCGTCGAATACGGGGCCGGATGATGTGTCTCAAATGGGATTTGATGAACAGTTGGCCGATGAGGTGGATACCTTTGGCGTGTTTATTTATTTTGCTGAAAATCCTAATCGGGAAACACCTTTTGCCGATAGTTTACTGTTTGGCTATTTCCACCAATATGATCCCATTCGGCAACGCGATTTTGACTATATGCACCTGGGCAATACGGGCTCAGCGCATCGACCTATTTTGTATGAGACTACGCGCAGAAGGGGCTTCGATGTTGGACTTCATCAGTACGATCTATACCAGACCAAGGCTAACCAAACAGCTTTTTATCGTTTAGAAAAACCCTACACGAATGTCTCCTATACCCAAGGCGGGGAGCAGGCAGATGGGCTTTTTAAGGCGCAGTTTAGCCGCAATTTTGCCAATGGTATCAACTATGGGCTGGATTACAGGAAGATCAGCTACCTTAGTTCTTCTAATCAATATCCCAACCAAAATACGCGGACGACTACCTTTGTTAATAACATGTCATATGAAAACGAGAAGGGCAAATACCAGGCTTACTTTAGTATGGCATCCAATACCATTGAGGCAGAAGACAATGGGGGCATTCGGATAGAGCCCGAAAAATCTGGGCAATTTCGTGTTCAATCCTCTGCCCGTACCTTTCTCACAACGGGACAAAGCAGGCATACGCACCGAGAGTGGAGCTACACCCATTACCTTAAATTTGGGGGAGGCGTAGATTCTATCAGAGGTGAAAAGAGGGCTTATACGCTCTCTCATCAATTGCTTTACAATACGAGTAAGTACAAGTTTTTTACAGAGGGGGCGATCGCCGATTCTTCTTTTTTTAATGCTTTTCCAGATTTCCATGTAGATGATCGCGGTAGCCGCTTTTTTCTACAGCATCAAAAGCTGGAGAACGTCTTTAACCTCAGCACCTTCAAGCTAGGACAAAACAAGCAAGCTAATGAGGCGAAACGGGAAAAGGATTTGTTGCAATTTGGCCTTGTTCATACCCTCAATTGGTTGCAATTTGAACCCGACAAATTTACGGTTAACAACCTCTTTTTAACGGGCAAAATCACCTTCAATCCCAGCGAAAGGCTTTTTATATCAACCGACGCCCATTTTGGCTTGCTGGATAATCGAGGGGACTATAAGCTCAATGGGGAGCTATTTTTCGACTTAAAAAAAGCAGGCAACCTTACTGCCAAAGCAACCAATCAGCTGTATAGCCCTACCCTCTTGCAAGAACAATTGTTGATCTCTCAGCAATATATCTGGAAAAAGGCCTTTAAGGCAACTTTTGAAACCAACCTAACGGCCGCCTATTATTTGCCGCTGCTGGATATTACCCTTTCCGGTGGCTATCACCTCATCAATAACTTCATTTATTTTGACGAGACGGGCCAACCGGAGCAGACCGGTGTCCCCATTAGTATTACCCAACTGATGGTTCAAAAAAACTTCTCTGTGGGGCATTTTTACCTCGATAATACCCTTGCCTTCCAGCAGTCTAGTGAAACCTATATCCGCGTGCCCACGATCTACTCCAAGCATAGTTTGTATTACGCAGGAAAATGGTTTGGCGTGCTCAATGTCCGTTGGGGGCTCGATATGCGCTTCAATACTGCCTGGGATTCGTACTATTACAACCCTTTTTCTGGCCAATTCCAATTGGCCGGAGCGGATCTAAAAGTCGATGCCTATCCTAATGTGGATGCTTTTCTGAGCATGCGCGTCGGTAATTTTCGTGCTTTTTTCAAATTTGAAAACCTTTCCCTCCTTGCCCTCGATCGCAAATTATATTACCAAACTGCTTATTATCCTTATCCCTTTAATGGTTTCCGCTTTGGCATCAACTGGCGGTTTATTAATTAA
- a CDS encoding BamA/TamA family outer membrane protein, protein MNKLSILLISGLLLLVSMSCSGVKHLQAGELLYTKTTINLIDSSQTLPLKRTRNELLALTRPIPNTGLFKWPLGIYNLMGKPKKTKGLRSWIKNKLGEPPALYEPQQIVRTKAVLEKYLRDKGLFQLDIKEDTSINGKKVALTYTIRTSGRYRIRAITWPADSMAISRLLQTAASESFLQAEAFYDLEQLNLERERLAALAADQGFADFNTAYVYYLVDTTVGPLRADLHVRIKPREGSLPQAPYYIGQTYLYPEYDINTASGKPFADTVELANGLHILQNDQLLFPSLLDRLILQRQGDRFSRKDQRLSQSHLLELGVFKFANLKYINRQENGKNILDRYFYLTPNRQQEITAEFELNNRTGNYLGTAATFTYSHKNIFGAAERLDIELAGGLETQLGSGLQLINSADINFEMNLSAPRFMAPIQLNRPNVKFIPRTEINFGVNYQRRIQFYSINAVSLKMGYNWREDSKRRHQFYPIQMNRVSLSNRTPAFEALLKEDPRLQQSFDDIFIAGLNYTYLFSNAAVGSPDRYSYFKGELETSGNVLNIFSLLIKQNETRPYAILGLPYAQFVKLNLDYRYYYPYRKNLTVTRLYFGVGVPFGNSDVLPYTKQFFIGGSNSIRAFRLQGLGPGTYVADIADDDAIRNQFIDQTGDIKLEGNVEYRFPLFSYLKGALFLDAGNVWLLRAGNRPEGVFKFGRFLNEIALGTGLGFRLDFQFFVIRLDGAFALRKPFLNQGFQWTFSDIAPFSRSWRKNNLIWNLGIGYPF, encoded by the coding sequence ATGAATAAGCTCTCCATCCTATTAATAAGCGGGCTTCTCCTACTAGTCAGTATGAGTTGTAGTGGTGTCAAACACCTGCAAGCGGGTGAATTATTGTATACCAAAACGACAATTAACCTGATTGATTCCAGCCAAACCTTGCCGCTTAAACGTACCCGAAATGAATTATTAGCGCTAACCCGCCCCATTCCCAATACAGGACTTTTTAAATGGCCACTAGGGATTTATAACCTAATGGGAAAGCCGAAAAAAACCAAAGGCCTTCGATCTTGGATTAAAAATAAGCTAGGGGAGCCGCCAGCCTTGTATGAACCACAACAAATCGTTCGGACCAAGGCGGTGTTGGAAAAATATTTAAGGGATAAAGGACTATTTCAATTAGACATAAAAGAAGATACCAGCATCAATGGCAAAAAGGTTGCCCTTACCTATACCATTCGGACCAGCGGACGCTACCGCATTCGAGCCATCACTTGGCCAGCCGATAGCATGGCCATCAGCCGCCTCTTGCAAACCGCGGCGTCCGAAAGTTTTTTGCAAGCTGAGGCCTTTTATGACTTGGAGCAACTGAACCTGGAGCGAGAGCGCCTGGCTGCCTTGGCTGCTGATCAGGGTTTTGCGGATTTTAATACGGCCTATGTCTATTACCTGGTGGACACCACGGTTGGCCCGCTGCGGGCGGACCTGCACGTGCGGATTAAACCGAGGGAGGGGAGCCTGCCACAAGCACCTTATTATATCGGGCAAACCTACTTGTATCCCGAATACGATATCAATACGGCTTCGGGCAAACCATTTGCGGATACGGTGGAACTGGCCAATGGCCTCCATATTTTACAAAATGACCAATTACTTTTTCCTTCCCTGCTTGATCGCCTCATTTTGCAAAGGCAAGGCGATCGCTTTTCTCGTAAGGATCAGCGACTTAGCCAAAGCCATTTGCTGGAATTGGGTGTTTTTAAATTTGCCAACCTGAAATACATCAATCGCCAGGAAAATGGAAAAAACATCCTCGACCGTTATTTTTACCTTACACCCAACCGCCAACAAGAAATAACAGCGGAATTTGAATTGAATAACCGGACCGGAAACTACCTCGGAACCGCAGCAACCTTTACCTATTCCCATAAAAATATCTTTGGAGCGGCAGAGCGACTGGACATTGAGCTGGCTGGTGGTTTGGAGACCCAATTGGGCAGCGGCTTGCAACTCATCAATTCGGCGGATATCAATTTTGAGATGAATCTTTCTGCTCCCCGTTTTATGGCTCCGATTCAGTTAAATCGACCGAATGTTAAATTTATTCCAAGAACGGAGATCAACTTTGGGGTCAACTACCAACGACGGATTCAATTTTATTCCATCAATGCCGTCTCCCTGAAAATGGGCTATAATTGGCGGGAAGATAGTAAGAGAAGACACCAGTTTTATCCGATCCAGATGAACAGGGTTAGCCTCAGCAATCGAACTCCCGCCTTTGAAGCTTTACTAAAAGAAGACCCGCGCCTGCAACAGAGCTTTGACGACATATTTATCGCCGGACTCAATTATACCTACCTTTTTTCTAATGCTGCTGTGGGCTCGCCGGACCGGTACAGCTACTTCAAAGGAGAACTAGAGACATCCGGTAATGTCTTAAATATATTTAGCCTACTGATCAAACAAAATGAAACCCGGCCCTATGCCATTTTGGGGCTTCCTTACGCCCAATTCGTAAAACTAAATCTTGACTACCGCTATTACTATCCATACCGCAAAAACCTAACCGTCACCCGCCTCTATTTTGGTGTAGGCGTTCCTTTTGGCAATTCGGATGTACTCCCTTATACCAAACAGTTTTTTATTGGGGGCTCGAATAGTATTCGTGCCTTTCGCTTACAAGGTTTAGGGCCCGGCACCTATGTTGCCGACATCGCTGATGACGACGCTATTCGCAATCAATTCATCGACCAAACCGGAGATATCAAGTTGGAGGGGAATGTCGAATACCGCTTTCCGCTTTTCAGTTACCTCAAGGGGGCTTTGTTTCTGGATGCCGGTAATGTTTGGCTGCTAAGAGCAGGAAACCGCCCCGAAGGCGTCTTCAAATTTGGTCGTTTTCTCAATGAAATAGCCCTGGGAACAGGCCTGGGCTTTCGACTCGATTTCCAGTTTTTCGTCATCCGCCTGGATGGCGCTTTTGCCTTGAGAAAACCCTTTCTCAACCAAGGCTTCCAGTGGACCTTTAGCGACATCGCCCCCTTTTCCCGCAGCTGGCGAAAAAATAATTTGATCTGGAATTTGGGGATAGGCTATCCTTTTTAG